The following are encoded in a window of Pecten maximus chromosome 17, xPecMax1.1, whole genome shotgun sequence genomic DNA:
- the LOC117315048 gene encoding uncharacterized protein LOC117315048 yields MKLKAAEDLLKTSMITLTAANDIINTLVTGASDLDNVKGTTTPVTMIGNGHEPSGGSHRDHISGNSLGDNYKPTNGLNGAFYSDHDPNTETKIDKTSTGSRRTGSIVDNRDLTPFESIFGEIVPVPERGQIQTPITKRHLGEKDFVKSGKNSLQPNTKDKDIFSHPVDFPHQAEPYPHLTGNGKSPGMMPPPPPIDMRAFPGSMMSQFESPVPPQHSMPMGGPNPGFNPGQFAGGPGPALNRGFMSQGGPRGFMTG; encoded by the exons ATGAAACTTAAAGCTGCTGAAGATTTATTGAAGACATCTATGATAACTCTAACAGCAGCGAACGACATCATTAATACATTAGTAACTGGTGCCAGCGATCTGGATAATGTAAAAGGAACAACTACACCAGTGACTATGATAGGAAACGGCCATGAACCATCCGGAGGGAGTCACCGAGATCATATTTCAGGGAATAGTCTGGGCGATAATTACAAACCTACAAACGGACTAAATGGAGCATTCTACTCAGATCATGATCCGAACACTGAAACGAAAATAGACAAGACTTCAACTGGATCTCGTCGAACAGGAAGTATAGTAGACAATAGAGACTTAACGCCATTTGAGAGTATATTTGGAGAGATTGTTCCAGTACCGGAACGCGGTCAGATTCAGACCCCTATAACCAAAAGACATCTCGGTGAAAAGGACTTTGTGAAGTCGGGTAAAAATTCCTTACAACCAAACACCAAGGACAAAGACATATTTTCTCATCCCGTGGACTTTCCTCACCAAGCGGAGCCATATCCACATCTAACAGGAAACGGTAAATCGCCGGGTATGATGCCACCTCCACCACCAATTGACATGCGTGCTTTTCCAGGGTCGATGATGTCACAGTTTGAATCACCTGTACCCCCGCAACATTCAA TGCCGATGGGAGGACCAAACCCGGGCTTCAATCCAGGACAATTCGCCGGCGGGCCAGGACCTGCACTAAATCGGGGATTTATGTCTCAAGGAGGTCCTAGAGGTTTCATGACCGG ATGA
- the LOC117315047 gene encoding uncharacterized protein LOC117315047, producing MKDGNKRHYIGLENITMLIWILMFAVTSTAGYTFCPQRVNCIPGCVKIDERGCKECACGELMFHPGGYYGMTGMISGGGGGGGGGGGFGGSFPNFKPGTLAGGSPFGSIQGANHQPAKEKPLKECSGTLLCMTTCHGQYSLGAVGSNGCRSCTCPHHAPTTSHTTSHTVNTVSHSTAHVQFVQATHHSSCTGTKLCMATCHTKYTLGAMGHDGCQSCSCMPETTPAPKPVPTKTCMQTYLCMLSCKTGYTLGETGSDGCQTCTCLPPPTAAPTTPASKPLECEKTLNCMLSCTSGYQLGNTGPDGCPVCSCIQTVSHVVEVLQVTCPAELHCDVCCNIGYKCDSNGCPVCECIAPASVGSTAVMVIQKPMKCPAAFSCHAPCHDGYKCGDDGCPTCECLTIVTVQQVQTHHEEHCDTCGTQTNGASGQQQVIIAPSATGHQACTDCDHVTTHVVAVTAHHDVGVPSNNGKETCNECESGSTNTITGTGSSSITLQPGQQIVNGGGASFSSSSSGSSSGMSGGGAPFGISSGGSPFSSSSSGSSSGTSSGGSPFGISGGGPPFSGSNSGSSPGTSSGGSPFGISGGGPPFSGSNSGSSPGTSSGGSPFGISGGGPSFSGSNSGSSSGTSGGGSPFGISGGGSPFSNSSSGSSSETSNAGSPFSISGGGSPFSSSSSSSSSGTSGGGSPFSISGGGSPFSSSTSGSSSGTSGGGSTFSISGGGSPFSSSSGGSSSGTSGGGSPFGISSGGSPFSSFSSGSSSGVSGGGSPSIGASSGSASAASSGSSPFIISGNNSPFGATSSGPSSGQSLFTPGSSESGSNAPAAGVPTFLNGYQFGGSVQTLSGPNGSTLAPPSQINGTFGQFTPGQGSQGGKGNWSGGPFNAGGAGPFGNNGGGFHFSTFAQAAAGGSAGQGPFSVAATNSSSGGGPFPGVSGGSNSPFGISSGSGGEGFGSGPTSGSSGNKPPSIGSSGGASIGGTLGSLFGGHSPMSGGFGGHDGNTQPGSTTSQNTIDHIIKNCPGTMHCMTTCPLGYSFDDVDNNGCPVCSCLAGSGEVMTGLPHQNGEGADEESELKYIIQSAVDTQTAGDRNVLPQQAALGTSCPKPFKCSVTCSLGYARGLDSCPTCECIEDQKHPSQNKEISCLETFACSKRCDSGYKRGYDGCPLCDCVHEEECHECVQPTPTPKPNQAAVVAILKKCPQTEKCMTSCTHGYHMGSAGPDGCPTCSCVEKETCHECTENHHTVQAVQVQTSSTEHCHECDTGGHQAQVVVTSQVGGATSGGGSGGAVSSGSSIGSNASGGTMGGSGGFMGGSGGMSVGGGSGGGSQCRPLPPDCHPSCIVYDVAHCRQCRCRSGPMH from the exons ATGAAAGACGGCAACAAACGACATTACATAGGATTAGAAAATATCACCATGTTAATTTGGATTCTTATGTTTGCCGTCACAAGCACAG CCGGATACACGTTTTGTCCTCAACGAGTCAACTGTATACCTGGTTGTGTGAAGATAGATGAAAGAGGATGTAAAGAGTGCGCATGCGGGGAAC TGATGTTTCATCCCGGAGGGTATTATGGAATGACAG GAATGATAAgtggaggaggaggaggaggaggaggtggAGGAGGGTTCGGCGGATCATTCCCTAACTTTAAACCTGGCACATTAGCAGGGGGCAGTCCATTCGGATCCATACAG GGGGCCAATCATCAGCCAGCTAAGGAGAAACCACTAAAGGAATGTTCCGGAACCCTCCTTTGCATGACAACCTGCCATGGACAATACTCCCTGGGGGCTGTAGGCAGTAATGGCTGTCGTTCGTGCACATGTCCCCACCACGCACCCACGACGTCACACACCACGTCACACACAGTCAATACAGTGTCACATTCAACAG CACACGTGCAGTTCGTGCAGGCAACACACCACTCGTCATGTACGGGCACCAAATTATGTATGGCCACATGTCATACTAAATACACACTCGGAGCCATGGGACATGATGGCTGCCAGTCCTGCTCCTGTATGCCag AAACAACCCCAGCCCCGAAGCCGGTACCAACAAAGACATGTATGCAAACATATCTGTGTATGTTATCTTGCAAAACCGGATATACTCTCGGAGAAACCGGAAGTGACGGTTGCCAAACTTGCACGTGCTTACCGC CACCTACAGCGGCGCCAACAACTCCAGCTTCAAAGCCACTCGAGTGTGAAAAGACTTTGAACTGCATGCTGTCGTGTACGTCCGGGTACCAGTTAGGCAACACGGGTCCTGATGGTTGCCCAGTGTGTAGCTGTATCCAGACTGTCT CTCACGTGGTCGAGGTTTTACAGGTCACATGCCCGGCAGAATTGCACTGTGACGTATGTTGCAACATTGGCTACAAATGTGACAGTAACGGATGTCCTGTCTGCGAGTGTATCGCGCCTGCGT CTGTTGGGTCGACCGCTGTCATGGTGATACAGAAGCCTATGAAGTGTCCAGCCGCATTTTCCTGTCATGCGCCGTGCCACGACGGCTACAAATGTGGAGACGACGGTTGTCCAACATGTGAATGTCTAACAATTGTGACCGTGCAACAAGTTCAAACACACCACGAAG AACATTGCGATACATGTGGAACGCAAACTAACGGAGCATCAGGTCAACAACAGGTGATAATAGCACCATCGGCTACTGGGCACCAGGCATGCACCGACTGTGATCACGTGACAACCCACGTGGTGGCAGTTACAGCCCATCATGATGTAGGTGTGCCTTCAAACAACGGAAAAGAAACGTGTAATGAGTGTGAATCGGGTAGTACAAACACAATAACAGGAACTGGCAGTAGTTCAATCACGTTACAACCAGGACAGCAGATAGTTAATGGTGGTGGTGCATCGTTCAGTAGCTCCAGCAGCGGTTCGTCGTCAGGAATGTCAGGTGGAGGCGCACCTTTCGGTATTTCTAGCGGTGGTTCACCCTTCAGTAGCTCCAGCAGTGGTTCATCGTCGGGAACTTCAAGTGGAGGTTCACCTTTCGGTATTTCAGGCGGTGGCCCACCCTTCAGTGGCTCCAACAGCGGTTCATCGCCGGGAACATCAAGTGGAGGTTCACCTTTCGGTATTTCAGGCGGTGGCCCACCCTTCAGTGGCTCCAACAGCGGTTCATCGCCGGGAACATCAAGTGGAGGTTCACCTTTCGGTATTTCAGGCGGTGGCCCATCCTTCAGTGGCTCCAACAGCGGTTCATCGTCGGGAACCTCAGGCGGAGGTTCACCTTTCGGTATTTCAGGCGGTGGTTCGCCCTTCAGTAACTCAAGCAGCGGTTCATCGTCGGAAACTTCAAATGCAGGTTCACCTTTCAGTATTTCAGGCGGTGGTTCACCCTTCAGTAGCTCCAGCAGCAGTTCATCGTCTGGAACGTCAGGCGGAGGTTCACCTTTCAGTATTTCAGGCGGTGGTTCACCTTTCAGTAGCTCAACCAGCGGTTCATCGTCGGGAACGTCAGGCGGAGGCTCAACTTTCAGTATTTCGGGTGGTGGCTCACCCTTCAGTAGCTCCAGCGGCGGTTCATCGTCGGGAACGTCAGGCGGAGGTTCACCTTTCGGTATTTCTAGCGGTGGTTCCCCTTTCAGTAGTTTCAGCAGCGGTTCATCGTCGGGAGTGTCAGGCGGAGGTTCACCTTCTATTGGTGCAAGCAGTGGTTCTGCATCGGCTGCATCAAGTGGAAGTTCACCGTTTATTATTTCCGGCAATAACTCACCTTTTGGTGCGACAAGCAGTGGTCCATCATCAGGACAATCTCTCTTCACGCCAGGATCTTCGGAGTCGGGAAGTAATGCACCAGCAGCTGGTGTTCCTACTTTTCTGAATGGGTACCAGTTCGGGGGATCTGTGCAGACACTTTCTGGTCCTAATGGCTCGACACTCGCACCTCCTTCTCAGATCAATGGCACCTTTGGACAATTTACTCCAGGTCAGGGTTCTCAAGGTGGTAAGGGAAACTGGTCCGGTGGCCCGTTCAATGCTGGCGGTGCAGGTCCATTTGGTAACAATGGCGGTGGATTCCATTTCAGTACATTTGCACAAGCTGCAGCTGGTGGATCAGCAGGACAGGGGCCCTTTTCTGTTGCTGCTACAAACAGTAGTTCTGGCGGTGGGCCTTTTCCTGGTGTCTCGGGAGGCAGCAACTCTCCCTTTGGAATTTCGTCAGGATCTGGAGGCGAAGGATTTGGTAGCGGACCAACAAGCGGCTCTAGCGGCAATAAACCACCGTCCATTGGTAGTTCTGGAGGTGCATCAATTGGAGGAACTTTGGGGTCTTTGTTCGGGGGTCACAGTCCAATGAGTGGAGGATTTGGTGGACACGATGGTAATACCCAACCAGGATCCACAACTTCTCAAAACACAATAGACCATATCATAAAAAATTGTCCGGGAACTATGCACTGTATGACAACATGTCCATTAGGATATTCGTTTGATGACGTGGATAACAATGGCTGTCCAGTTTGTTCCTGCCTGGCTGGATCCGGAGAAGTGATGACAGGACTTCCTCATCAAAATGGGGAAGGGGCAGATGAGGAGAGTGAATTAAAGTATATCATCCAATCAGCAGTCGATACACAAACCGCGGGTGACAGGAATGTCCTACCGCAGCAgg CTGCTTTGGGTACATCCTGCCCAAAACCGTTCAAATGCTCAGTCACGTGTTCTCTAGGGTATGCAAGAGGACTTGACTCGTGTCCAACATGTGAGTGCATTGAGGATCAAA AACATCCATCtcaaaataaagaaatcagCTGCTTGGAGACGTTTGCATGTTCTAAACGTTGTGACTCTGGTTACAAGCGTGGATATGATGGTTGTCCTTTATGTGACTGTGTTCACGAGGAGG AATGTCACGAGTGTGTACAGCCAACACCTACCCCTAAACCGAACCAAGCTGCCGTTGTCGCCATTTTGAAGAAGTGTCCACAAACGGAAAAGTGTATGACGTCATGTACACACGGTTATCACATGGGCAGCGCGGGTCCAGATGGATGTCCTACGTGTTCATGTGTGGAAAAGGAAA CTTGTCATGAATGTACAGAGAATCACCACACAGTACAAGCTGTCCAGGTACAAACCAGCTCTACAGAACACTGCCACGAATGCGATACAG GTGGCCATCAGGCACAGGTGGTAGTGACGTCACAAGTAGGTGGTGCAACCTCAGGAGGTGGCAGTGGTGGGGCTGTCTCCAGTGGTTCTTCTATCGGCAGTAATGCGTCCGGTGGAACAATGGGAGGCAGTGGAGGTTTTATGGGTGGTTCCGGAGGCATGTCTGTCGGTGGTGGCAGTGGCGGAGGAA GTCAGTGCCGCCCCCTCCCCCCGGATTGTCATCCGTCCTGTATAGTCTATGACGTGGCACACTGTCGGCAATGTCGCT GTCGCTCAGGTCCTATGCATTGA
- the LOC117315050 gene encoding mucin-2-like: protein MDSWTWFIVAVSQLYGVECFLFSSSSIRTDSCSKLIFTCPPMCFVRSSAGCTCDCTDPANHMSNPNLDPSNPGGPVVQPSRNPANPLGPYIPGMQPCNNDWMNCHSPCAPSIDFKTGCPHCQCPLSSTPTPTTLSQPTTPSPSTGSTIAGPITTVIHTSNPTTATSTKTQNSKNPNVHTTSTAIIPGVSTSATSVPKTVALTTKPPRSGAPIAQTTPTINSNNPAIITSSPAASSPPTSSTTVGSQLTTLRTQASVTMTSTTPITTTPQTSPATTARIITTPKVVIPVVQTTPHAPTHAPSTIPLTTTSMATIVCPGIFSCMTDCFAGYKSDANGCPLCECEPLPTGFP, encoded by the exons ATGGATTCCTGGACATGGTTTATTGTAGCAGTTTCCCAGTTATACGGCGTGGAAT GTTTTCTGTTCAGCTCATCCTCAATCAGAACTGATAGTTGTTCAAAGCTGATATTCACCTGTCCACCAATGTGTTTTGTACGTAGCTCCGCCGGATGTACGTGTGACTGTACAGACCCAGCCAATCATATGTCGAATCCAAACCTCGATCCCTCCAATCCCGGCGGGCCAGTGGTACAACCAAGCAGAAACCCTGCCAACCCTTTAGGCC CTTATATACCTGGGATGCAGCCGTGTAACAACGATTGGATGAACTGTCACAGCCCATGTGCTCCTTCTATAGACTTCAAGACTGGCTGTCCACATTGTCAGTGCC CTCTCTCATCAACACCTACCCCTACAACGCTTTCACAACCTACAACGCCCTCACCTTCGACAGGTTCAACTATAGCCGGACCGATAACCACAGTAATACACACATCAAATCCTACTACGGCAACCTCAACAAAAactcaaaattcaaaaaatccGAATGTTCATACAACTTCAACAGCTATTATCCCTGGTGTATCAACATCAGCTACAAGTGTACCTAAGACTGTTGCACTAACCACAAAACCACCAAGATCAGGTGCCCCCATAGCCCAGACAACGCCAACCATTAATAGCAATAATCCTGCGATCATAACTAGTTCACCAGCAGCCTCGAGCCCACCGACATCTTCGACAACTGTTGGAAGTCAATTAACAACGTTAAGAACACAGGCATCTGTAACAATGACGTCTACAACGCCAATAACAACAACTCCTCAAACATCTCCGGCAACTACAGCGAGAATAATTACAACTCCAAAG GTTGTGATTCCTGTTGTTCAAACAACACCTCACGCTCCTACGCATGCGCCCTCCACTATCCCGTTGACCACTACTTCAATGGCGACGATTGTATGTCCAGGAATTTTCTCATGTATGACCGACTGCTTCGCTGGTTACAAGTCGGATGCAAACGGATGTCCACTATGTGAATGTGAACCCTTACCAACCGGATTTCCAT AG
- the LOC117315276 gene encoding uncharacterized protein LOC117315276 — protein sequence MEYTLPALLLIQSCVIQGLFFDTMMSDCYGIPFMCNLQKKGDNYNQDNTSPFMAASLTETGDSNNINNHQSVSNPASMSQHLSFNNGQSMTTEVSHNQEAVRNPFFQTQQNMVSGGLASSMHSIGHSTNYNTGDFRRIYDFFQCPKCIMNYDIIRYEGGH from the exons ATGGAATATACCTTACCTGCTCTTCTTCTTATTCAATCATGTGTCATCCAAG GACTGTTCTTTGACACTATGATGTCGGATTGTTACGGTATCCCATTTATGTGTAATCTtcagaaaaagggagataactacaaccAAGATAACACCAGCCCATTTATGGCTGCAAGTTTAACGGAAACTGGAGACTCCAATAATATCAACAACCATCAGAGTGTTTCCAATCCTGCTTCTATGTCTCAACACCTCAGTTTTAATAATGGTCAAAGTATGACAACAGAGGTGTCGCATAACCAGGAAGCCGTTCGGAACCCCTTCTTCCAGACACAACAAAACATGGTCTCCGGTGGATTGGCGTCCAGCATGCACAGCATTGGACATTCAActaattataatacaggtgATTTTCGGcgtatttatgatttttttcaatgtcCAAAGTGTATAATGAACTACGACATCATTAGGTATGAGGGTGGAcattaa